From one Misgurnus anguillicaudatus chromosome 2, ASM2758022v2, whole genome shotgun sequence genomic stretch:
- the LOC129442950 gene encoding E3 ubiquitin/ISG15 ligase TRIM25-like isoform X2 yields MRLTSSGRLYYMTGTPVCTHFITRTRKFSSSGKLKQNRCQVFVCFFFFKMAEASVSLAQDQFICSICLDLLKDPVTINCGHSYCMSCITDCWDQDDQKRDYSCPQCRQTFTTRPVLGKNTMLAEVVEILKKTKLQTARPDHCYAEPGDVECDVCTEKKHKAVKSCMVCLNSYCQNHLEQHENFFKGKKHNLIDATGRLQQMICPQHDKMLEIYCRTDQLCICYLCMVDEHNDHKTVSAAAERTEKQKELKETQRKYQQRIQESQKKLQELRDAVETHKRSAQTAVDDTERIFTQLIQTIERRRSEVTQLIRDQEKTAVSRAEGLLKRLEQEIDDLRRRDAELEQLSHTDDHIHFIQSFQSLSVPPESLDSLNITVNSLLFIDDVVKSVSHLRENLEHFFKKTEMIIDRVTPEPKTREQFLQYYRPVTADRNTANKLLSLSKGNRVITYTRKVQPYPNHQDRFERDPQVLCRESVSGCCYWEVEWKGNVCVSVSYKSISRKGNNCLFGRNDQSWRLYCCKSSCSFWHNNNKTELPVVFRSSRIGVYVDHSAGSLSFYSVSDTMTLIHRVNTTFTQPLYPGFWVFNGSVKLWDLR; encoded by the exons ATGagactgacatctagtggacGTCTTTATTATATGACTGGAACTCCTGTTTGCACACATTTCATAACCAGAACCAGGAAGTTCTCGAGTTCAGGAAAACTGAAACAAAATCGTTGTCAGGTTTTTGTATGTTTCTTCTTTTTTAAAATGGCAGAAGCGAGTGTTTCTTTGGCTCAGGATCAGTTCATCTGTTCAATCTGTCTGGATCTACTGAAGGATCCTGTGACTATTAACTGtggacacagttactgtatgagCTGTATTACAGACTGCTGGGATCAGGATGATCAGAAGAGAGACTACAGCTGCCCTCAGTGCAGACAGACCTTCACTACAAGACCTGTTTTAGGTAAAAACACCATGCTGGCTGAAGTGGTGGAGATACTAAAGAAGACTAAACTACAAACTGCTCGTCCTGATCACTGTTATGCTGAACCCGGAGATGTGGAGTGTGACGTCTGTACTGAGAAAAAACACAAAGCTGTCAAGTCCTGTATGGTGTGTCTGAACTCTTACTGTCAAAATCATCttgaacaacatgagaattTCTTCAAAGGGAAGAAGCACAACCTGATAGATGCCACTGGACGACTTCAGCAGATGATCTGCCCTCAACATGATAAAATGCTTGAGATTTATTGTCGTACTGATCAGCTCTGTATATGTTATCTGTGTATGGTGGATGAACACAATGACCATAAGACTGTATCAGCTGCAGCAGAGAGGACTGAGAAACAG AAAGAACTAAAGGAGACACAGAGAAAATACCAGCAGAGAATCCAGGAGAGTCAGAAGAAGCTTCAGGAGCTGAGAGATGCTGTGGAGACTCATAAG CGCTCTGCACAGACAGCAGTGGACGACACTGAGAGGATCTTTACTCAACTGATCCAAACCATTGAGAGAAGACGATCTGAGGTGACACAgctgatcagagatcaggaaaAGACTGCAGTGAGTCGAGCTGAAGGACTCttgaagcgactggagcaggaGATTGATGATCTGAGGAGGAGAGACGCTGAGCTGGAGCAGctttcacacacagatgatcACATCCATTTCATCCAG agTTTTCAGTCTCTCTCTGTTCCTCCTGAATCATTAGACTCACTCAACATCACTGTCAATTCTCTCCTCTTTATTGATGATGTAGTAAAATCTGTGTCTCATCTGAGAGAGAACTTGGAGCATTTCTTCAAAAAGACAGAAATGATAATTGACAGAG TTACCCCTGAACCCAAGACCAGGGAGCAGTTCCTACAAT ATTATCGTCCGGTCACTGCAGATCGGAACACGGCAAATAAACTTCTCTCTCTGTCTAAGGGAAACAGAGTGATTACTTACACTCGCAAAGTCCAGCCATATCCAAATCATCAAGACAGATTTGAGCGAGATCCTCAGGTGTTGTGTAGAGAGAGTGTGAGTGGATGCTGTTACTGGGAGGTCGAGTGGAAAGGAAATGTATGCGTATCGGTATCATATAAGAGCATCAGCAGGAAAGGTAACAACTGTTTGTTTGGACGTAATGATCAGTCCTGGAGATTGTACTGTTGTAAATCCAGTTGTTCATTCTGGCACAATAACAATAAAACTGAACTCCCAGTAGTGTTCAGATCTTCTAGAATAGGAGTGTATGTGGATCACAGTGCAGGATCTCTGTCCTTCTACAGCGTCTCTGACACAATGACCCTCATCCACAGAGTCAACACCACATTCACTCAACCTCTCtatcctgggttttgggtttTTAATGGATCAGTGAAACTGTGGGACCTACgataa
- the LOC129442950 gene encoding E3 ubiquitin-protein ligase TRIM65-like isoform X1 — protein MRLTSSGRLYYMTGTPVCTHFITRTRKFSSSGKLKQNRCQVFVCFFFFKMAEASVSLAQDQFICSICLDLLKDPVTINCGHSYCMSCITDCWDQDDQKRDYSCPQCRQTFTTRPVLGKNTMLAEVVEILKKTKLQTARPDHCYAEPGDVECDVCTEKKHKAVKSCMVCLNSYCQNHLEQHENFFKGKKHNLIDATGRLQQMICPQHDKMLEIYCRTDQLCICYLCMVDEHNDHKTVSAAAERTEKQKELKETQRKYQQRIQESQKKLQELRDAVETHKRSAQTAVDDTERIFTQLIQTIERRRSEVTQLIRDQEKTAVSRAEGLLKRLEQEIDDLRRRDAELEQLSHTDDHIHFIQSFQSLSVPPESLDSLNITVNSLLFIDDVVKSVSHLRENLEHFFKKTEMIIDRVTPEPKTREQFLQYCHHFTADPNTAHKHLCLSDGNRVITNTGRVQQYPDHPDRFNKYHQVLCNESMSERCYWEVEWSGNVRISVSYKSISRKGGGYECLFGFNDQSWSLCCSDDGYTFWHNSVSKKLSGISGSSRIGVYVDHSAGSLSFYSVSDTMTLIHRVNTTFTKPLYPGFVVISKSVKLCNVTK, from the exons ATGagactgacatctagtggacGTCTTTATTATATGACTGGAACTCCTGTTTGCACACATTTCATAACCAGAACCAGGAAGTTCTCGAGTTCAGGAAAACTGAAACAAAATCGTTGTCAGGTTTTTGTATGTTTCTTCTTTTTTAAAATGGCAGAAGCGAGTGTTTCTTTGGCTCAGGATCAGTTCATCTGTTCAATCTGTCTGGATCTACTGAAGGATCCTGTGACTATTAACTGtggacacagttactgtatgagCTGTATTACAGACTGCTGGGATCAGGATGATCAGAAGAGAGACTACAGCTGCCCTCAGTGCAGACAGACCTTCACTACAAGACCTGTTTTAGGTAAAAACACCATGCTGGCTGAAGTGGTGGAGATACTAAAGAAGACTAAACTACAAACTGCTCGTCCTGATCACTGTTATGCTGAACCCGGAGATGTGGAGTGTGACGTCTGTACTGAGAAAAAACACAAAGCTGTCAAGTCCTGTATGGTGTGTCTGAACTCTTACTGTCAAAATCATCttgaacaacatgagaattTCTTCAAAGGGAAGAAGCACAACCTGATAGATGCCACTGGACGACTTCAGCAGATGATCTGCCCTCAACATGATAAAATGCTTGAGATTTATTGTCGTACTGATCAGCTCTGTATATGTTATCTGTGTATGGTGGATGAACACAATGACCATAAGACTGTATCAGCTGCAGCAGAGAGGACTGAGAAACAG AAAGAACTAAAGGAGACACAGAGAAAATACCAGCAGAGAATCCAGGAGAGTCAGAAGAAGCTTCAGGAGCTGAGAGATGCTGTGGAGACTCATAAG CGCTCTGCACAGACAGCAGTGGACGACACTGAGAGGATCTTTACTCAACTGATCCAAACCATTGAGAGAAGACGATCTGAGGTGACACAgctgatcagagatcaggaaaAGACTGCAGTGAGTCGAGCTGAAGGACTCttgaagcgactggagcaggaGATTGATGATCTGAGGAGGAGAGACGCTGAGCTGGAGCAGctttcacacacagatgatcACATCCATTTCATCCAG agTTTTCAGTCTCTCTCTGTTCCTCCTGAATCATTAGACTCACTCAACATCACTGTCAATTCTCTCCTCTTTATTGATGATGTAGTAAAATCTGTGTCTCATCTGAGAGAGAACTTGGAGCATTTCTTCAAAAAGACAGAAATGATAATTGACAGAG TTACCCCTGAACCCAAGACCAGGGAGCAGTTCCTACAAT ATTGCCATCACTTCACTGCAGATCCAAACACAGCACATAaacatctctgtctgtctgatggGAACAGAGTGATTACTAATACTGGCAGAGTCCAGCAGTATCCTGATCATCCCGACAGATTTAATAAATACCATCAGGTGTTGTGTAATGAGAGTATGAGTGAACGCTGTTACTGGGAGGTTGAATGGAGTGGAAATGTGCGAATATCAGTGTCATATAAGAGCATCAGCAGGAAGGGAGGGGGTTATGAGTGTTTGTTTGGATTTAATGATCAGTCCTGGAGTTTGTGCTGCTCTGACGACGGATACACATTCTGGCACAATAGCGTTAGTAAAAAACTCTCTGGAATCTCTGGATCATCTAGAATAGGAGTGTATGTGGATCACAGTGCAGGATCTCTGTCCTTCTACAGCGTCTCTGACACAATGACCCTCATCCACAGAGTCAACACCACATTCACTAAACCTCTCTATCCTGGGTTTGTGGTTATTAGTAAATCAGTGAAACTGTGTAATGTAACAAAATAG
- the LOC129442950 gene encoding E3 ubiquitin-protein ligase TRIM65-like isoform X3, with the protein MRLTSSGRLYYMTGTPVCTHFITRTRKFSSSGKLKQNRCQVFVCFFFFKMAEASVSLAQDQFICSICLDLLKDPVTINCGHSYCMSCITDCWDQDDQKRDYSCPQCRQTFTTRPVLGKNTMLAEVVEILKKTKLQTARPDHCYAEPGDVECDVCTEKKHKAVKSCMVCLNSYCQNHLEQHENFFKGKKHNLIDATGRLQQMICPQHDKMLEIYCRTDQLCICYLCMVDEHNDHKTVSAAAERTEKQKELKETQRKYQQRIQESQKKLQELRDAVETHKRSAQTAVDDTERIFTQLIQTIERRRSEVTQLIRDQEKTAVSRAEGLLKRLEQEIDDLRRRDAELEQLSHTDDHIHFIQSFQSLSVPPESLDSLNITVNSLLFIDDVVKSVSHLRENLEHFFKKTEMIIDRDCHHFTADPNTAHKHLCLSDGNRVITNTGRVQQYPDHPDRFNKYHQVLCNESMSERCYWEVEWSGNVRISVSYKSISRKGGGYECLFGFNDQSWSLCCSDDGYTFWHNSVSKKLSGISGSSRIGVYVDHSAGSLSFYSVSDTMTLIHRVNTTFTKPLYPGFVVISKSVKLCNVTK; encoded by the exons ATGagactgacatctagtggacGTCTTTATTATATGACTGGAACTCCTGTTTGCACACATTTCATAACCAGAACCAGGAAGTTCTCGAGTTCAGGAAAACTGAAACAAAATCGTTGTCAGGTTTTTGTATGTTTCTTCTTTTTTAAAATGGCAGAAGCGAGTGTTTCTTTGGCTCAGGATCAGTTCATCTGTTCAATCTGTCTGGATCTACTGAAGGATCCTGTGACTATTAACTGtggacacagttactgtatgagCTGTATTACAGACTGCTGGGATCAGGATGATCAGAAGAGAGACTACAGCTGCCCTCAGTGCAGACAGACCTTCACTACAAGACCTGTTTTAGGTAAAAACACCATGCTGGCTGAAGTGGTGGAGATACTAAAGAAGACTAAACTACAAACTGCTCGTCCTGATCACTGTTATGCTGAACCCGGAGATGTGGAGTGTGACGTCTGTACTGAGAAAAAACACAAAGCTGTCAAGTCCTGTATGGTGTGTCTGAACTCTTACTGTCAAAATCATCttgaacaacatgagaattTCTTCAAAGGGAAGAAGCACAACCTGATAGATGCCACTGGACGACTTCAGCAGATGATCTGCCCTCAACATGATAAAATGCTTGAGATTTATTGTCGTACTGATCAGCTCTGTATATGTTATCTGTGTATGGTGGATGAACACAATGACCATAAGACTGTATCAGCTGCAGCAGAGAGGACTGAGAAACAG AAAGAACTAAAGGAGACACAGAGAAAATACCAGCAGAGAATCCAGGAGAGTCAGAAGAAGCTTCAGGAGCTGAGAGATGCTGTGGAGACTCATAAG CGCTCTGCACAGACAGCAGTGGACGACACTGAGAGGATCTTTACTCAACTGATCCAAACCATTGAGAGAAGACGATCTGAGGTGACACAgctgatcagagatcaggaaaAGACTGCAGTGAGTCGAGCTGAAGGACTCttgaagcgactggagcaggaGATTGATGATCTGAGGAGGAGAGACGCTGAGCTGGAGCAGctttcacacacagatgatcACATCCATTTCATCCAG agTTTTCAGTCTCTCTCTGTTCCTCCTGAATCATTAGACTCACTCAACATCACTGTCAATTCTCTCCTCTTTATTGATGATGTAGTAAAATCTGTGTCTCATCTGAGAGAGAACTTGGAGCATTTCTTCAAAAAGACAGAAATGATAATTGACAGAG ATTGCCATCACTTCACTGCAGATCCAAACACAGCACATAaacatctctgtctgtctgatggGAACAGAGTGATTACTAATACTGGCAGAGTCCAGCAGTATCCTGATCATCCCGACAGATTTAATAAATACCATCAGGTGTTGTGTAATGAGAGTATGAGTGAACGCTGTTACTGGGAGGTTGAATGGAGTGGAAATGTGCGAATATCAGTGTCATATAAGAGCATCAGCAGGAAGGGAGGGGGTTATGAGTGTTTGTTTGGATTTAATGATCAGTCCTGGAGTTTGTGCTGCTCTGACGACGGATACACATTCTGGCACAATAGCGTTAGTAAAAAACTCTCTGGAATCTCTGGATCATCTAGAATAGGAGTGTATGTGGATCACAGTGCAGGATCTCTGTCCTTCTACAGCGTCTCTGACACAATGACCCTCATCCACAGAGTCAACACCACATTCACTAAACCTCTCTATCCTGGGTTTGTGGTTATTAGTAAATCAGTGAAACTGTGTAATGTAACAAAATAG
- the LOC129443411 gene encoding E3 ubiquitin/ISG15 ligase TRIM25-like, with protein sequence MAEASVSLAQDQFSCSICLDLLKDPVAIPCGHSYCMSCITDCWDQKRDYSCPQCRQTFTTRPVLGKNTMLAEVVEKLKKTKLQAARPDHCYAEPGDVECDVCTERKHKAVKSCLVCLNSYCQNHLEQHENLFKGKKHNLIDATGRLQQMICPQHDKALEIYCKTDQLCICYLCMVDEHKNHETVSAAAERTEKQKQLQKQYQERIQESQKKLQELRDAVETHKRSAQTAVDDTERIFTQLIRSIERRRSEVTHLIRDQEKAAVSRAEGLLKRLEQEIDDLRRRDAELLHTDDHIYFLQSFQSLSVPPGTTDSLNITVSSLLSIDDAGKSVSYLREKLEDFSKEIEKISDRVSPEPKTRMQFLQYSHHITADPNTAHKRLCLSDGNRVITVTDTVQQYPDHPDRFDKYLQVLCNESVSGRCYWEVEWSGNVRISVSYKSISRKGESHECLFGFNDQSWCLWCSDVEYTFWHNKVSNKLPVLSKSSRIGVYVDHSAGTLSFYSITSTITLIHRVNTTFTKPLYPGFVVISKSVKLCNITK encoded by the exons aTGGCAGAAGCGAGTGTTTCTTTGGCTCAGGATCAGTTCAGCTGTTCAATCTGTCTGGATCTACTGAAGGATCCAGTGGCCATTCCCTGtggacacagttactgtatgagCTGTATTACAGACTGCTGGGATCAGAAGAGAGACTACAGCTGTCCTCAGTGCAGACAGACCTTCACTACAAGACCTGTTTTAGGTAAAAACACCATGCTGGCTGAAGTGGTGGAGAAACTGAAGAAGACTAAACTACAAGCTGCTCGTCCTGATCACTGTTATGCTGAACCTGGAGATGTGGAGTGTGACGTCTGTactgagagaaaacacaaagctgtcaagtcctgtctggtgtgtctgaactcttactgtcaaaatcatcttgaacaacatgagaattTATTCAAAGGCAAGAAGCACAACCTGATAGATGCCACTGGACGACTTCAGCAGATGATCTGCCCACAACATGATAAAGCCCTTGAGATTTACTGTAAAACTGATCAGCTCTGTATATGTTATCTGTGTATGGTGGATGAGCACAAAAACCACGAGACTGTATCAGCTGCAGCAGAGAGGACTGAGAAACAG AAACAGCTGCAGAAACAATACCAGGAGAGAATCCAGGAGAGTCAGAAGAAGCTTCAGGAGCTGAGAGATGCTGTGGAGACTCATAAG CGCTCTGCACAGACAGCAGTGGACGACACTGAGAGGATCTTTACTCAACTGATCCGATCCATTGAGAGAAGACGATCTGAGGTGACACATctgatcagagatcaggaaaAGGCTGCAGTGAGTCGAGCTGAAGGACTCttgaagcgactggagcaggaGATTGATGATTTGAGGAGGAGAGATGCTGAGCTTTTACATACAGATGATCACATCTATTTCCTCCAG agTTTCCAGTCTCTCTCTGTTCCTCCTGGAACTACAGACTCACTCAACATCACTGTCAGTTCTCTCCTCTCTATTGATGATGCAGGAAAATCTGTTTCTTATCTGAGAGAGAAACTGGAGGATTTCAGCAAAGAGATAGAAAAAATATCTGACAGAG TTTCCCCTGAACCCAAGACCAGGATGCAGTTCTTACAAT ATTCTCATCACATCACTGCAGATCCAAACACAGCACATAAACGGCTCTGTCTGTCTGATGGGAACAGAGTGATTACAGTTACTGACACAGTCCAGCAGTATCCTGATCATCCAGACAGATTTGATAAATACCTTCAGGTGTTGTGTAATGAGAGTGTGAGTGGACGCTGTTACTGGGAGGTTGAGTGGAGTGGAAATGTGCGAATATCAGTGTCATATAAGAGCATCAGCAGGAAGGGAGAGAGTCATGAGTGTTTGTTTGGATTTAATGATCAGTCCTGGTGTTTGTGGTGCTCTGACGTCGAATATACATTTTGGCACAATAAAGTTAGTAACAAACTCCCTGTATTGTCGAAATCATCTAGAATAGGAGTGTATGTGGATCACAGTGCAGGAACTCTTTCTTTCTACAGCATCACTAGCACAATAACCCTCATACACAGAGTCAACACCACATTCACTAAACCTCTCTATCCTGGGTTTGTGGTTATTAGTAAATCAGTGAAACTGTGTAATATAACAAAATAG